In the Cellvibrio sp. KY-GH-1 genome, TTTCCGGGAATTACGGGAAGTTCGTCGTTATGACTCGGTTCCAACATAAGCTTCTACTCGTGCCTTAAGTTTTTGTCCTGGGCGAAAGGTAACCACGCGACGGGCGCTAATAGGAATTTCCTCTCCCGTCTTGGGATTACGACCCGGACGCTGGCTTTTATCACGCAACTCAAAGTTACCAAAGCCAGACAATTTAACCTGTTCGTTATTTTCCAAAGCATGGCGAATCTCTTCAAAGAAGAGTTCCACCAGCTCTTTCGCTTCACGCTTATTGAGGCCGAGATCCTCATAAAGTTTCTCGGCCAAGTCTGCTTTGGTCAGAGCACCGTCCGACATAGTTATTATTCCCTATCTGAGGGTGGCAGAAAAATGCACCCCCAGATACTGAACAATCGAGTCTATGGAGGCGTTGATCTCATCTTCATTAAGAGTGCGTGAAGGATGCTGAAAGGTCAACCCCATTGCGACACTTTTTCTATGTGGATCAATACCTTTGCCCATATACACGTCAAAGACCTTTAAGTCTGTGAGATGTTCACCAGCCTGACTTCTCACCGCCGTCAAGAGTTTGTCAGCGGCCAAATTACGGTCCACCAGCAACGCCAGGTCACGGCGAACCTCGGGAAATTTGGATAATGGACTAAACGCCGGAATACGAGCACCTAACAGGGCTGACAAACGCACTTCAAACACATAGACAGACTGAGGAATACCCAACTGCTGTTGCAAGCCTGGATGTAAGGCACCAATGACCCCTTGCCATTCACCATTGCGATAAATGCCCGCAGTTTGCCCCGGATGCAACGCGGGGTTGTTATCAGGCGCAAAATTGAAAGCCACCTCATCTCCAGATAGCGCCAGCAGGGACTCCAGATCGCCTTTCAAATCAAAGAAATCCACCGTTTCAGCGACGTTGGCCCAAGATTCAGGATCTCGAGCACCATAGATCAAACCTGCCAGCATAGGCTCCTGCTTCAAGCCACCCACCTCGGGTACAAAGCGCAACCCGGACTCAAACAAGCGTGCACGGCTTTGTTGGCGATTCAGGTTGTGACGTAAAACACTAACCAACCCTGGAATCAAACTGGTACGCATAGCAGCCATATCCGCACTAATTGGATTACGCAGAATAACCGGCTCAACCTTAGGATCAAACAAAGCAGACAACTTCGGATCGATAAAGCTATAAGTGATTGCCTCTTGGTAGCCACGCGCAATTAATTGTTTACGCAACGCAGGCAAACCCATTTTGGCTTCAGGATGAGGTTCAATGTCTAGTGGTGCCGCAAGGCTTCTTGTCGGTAAGCGATTATATCCGTACACACGAGCGAGCTCTTCCAGCAAGTCCGCCTCAATCGAAATATCAAACCGATAGCTGGGTACCGCAAACGTCCAACCTGCTACCGATTGGGAAACCAGTTTAAGCCCCAGGCGAGACAGAATATCGACCACCTCGTCGTCAGCCATTTCCAGACTCAAACCACTAACAATGCGCGCCTTACGCAAAGTCACTTCACGCTCTTGCGGCAACTGATCGTTGCTGACATGCACCAACGGGCCCACATCACCACCCACAATGTCCAACAATAATTGTGTGGCACGCTCAATCGCTTCGACCTGCAAATTGTAGTCAACACCTCGTTCAAAGCGGTGGGACGAGTCCGTATGCAAGCCATAAGAACGAGCACGACCCGCAATGGCCAAGGGGTTAAAGAAAGCACTCTCAAGGAATATTTCGCGCGTACTGGCAGACACTGCACTAGCCTTGCCACCCATTACGCCAGCGATAGCAAGCGGAGCTTTTTCATCGGCGATAACCATGGTATCAGCGTTGAGCTTCACTTCTTGGTCATCCAACAACACCAAAGATTCACCCTGGCGCGCGAGTCGCACATGAATTGAGCCGTTTAGAGTGGACAAATCGAAGGCGTGCATTGGCTGCCCCAATTCAAGCAACACATAATTGGTGACATCCACTACCGCATCAATGCTACGCAAGCCGGAGCGCACCAACTTGTCTTGCAACCATGCCGGACTTGGGCGGGTAATATCGATGTTGCGGATAACTCGACCGACATAGCGGCTACAGGCGGAACCCGCCTCAAGATGCACAGGAAAAGAGTCAGCAATCGTCGCAGAGTTCGTAACAATAGCAGGCGCAGTAACAGGCGCGCGATTTAATACACCTACTTCACGCGCGATCCCTTTTACGCTCAAACAATCACTGCGATTAGGTGTTAAATCAACTTCGATTAACTTGTCATTCAAATTGAGATAATCACGCAGGTTTGCACCTACTGGCGCATCGGCTGGCAATTCCCACACCCCGGAATCATCATCACCAGCCTTCAACTCAGTTTGGCCACACAACATCCCAAAGGATTCAACCCCGCGCAGCTTGGCTTTTTTGATATCAAACTCAGGCAGTTTTGCACCAATCGTCGCAAATGGAATCTTGATTCCTACACGCGCATTCGGCGCACCACAAACTACCTGTGACAACCCTTCAAGGCCTGCAACTTGGCATACACGCAATTTGTCGGCATCAGGGTGCTGCTCACAGCCAACAATCTCGCCAACAATTACGCCACTGAAATCGCCCGCCACGGATTCAACGGCATCCACTTCCAAACCGGCCATTGTTAATTGTGCGACCAACTCATCGGTACTTATCTCAGGGTTAACCCATTCACGCAACCAGGATTCACTGATTTTCATATTCTTGTCTCTGTAGCCCGCATGGAGTGCAATGCAATGCGGGACTGAAATCTGCTTAAACTTTTATTCCCGCATTTCGCTTAGCTGCATGACGGGCTAGGATCAAACTTAACGCTAAAATTGTTTTAGGAAGCGCAAATCATTTTCGAAAAACAGGCGCAAATCGTTAACGCCATAACGCAACATTGCAAGGCGCTCTACCCCCATACCAAAAGCAAAACCGGTAAAGGTTTCCGGGTCTACACCACTGGATTTAAATACTTCCGGATGCACCATGCCGCAACCACCAACTTCCAACCAACCCGTGTTTTTACACATACGGCAACCCCTGCCGCGACACTGAGTACATTGAATATCCATTTCTGCTGAAGGTTCAGTGAACGGGAAATACGAGGGACGGAAACGCACTGGAACATCTGCCTCAAAAAATGCTTTAAGGAATTGATCCATGGTACCTTTCAAATCAGCGAAGCTGATATTTTTATCAACCACCAAACCTTCAACTTGATGGAACATCGGCGAATGAGTTACATCTGAATCGCAGCGATAAACACGCCCAGGGCAAATCACGCGAATCGGTGGTTGTTTGTTTTCCATTGTGCGAACTTGCACGGGTGATGTGTGAGTGCGCAACACATGAGTATCATCAACATAAAAGGTATCGTGCATTGCACGAGCCGGATGATGAGAAGGAATATTTAGTGCTTCAAAATTGTGGTAGTCATCCTCAATCTCCGGACCTACCTCAACGCTATAACCCACTGCTGCAAAAATTTCTTCAATACGCTGCAAGGTACGCGTTACTGGATGCAAACCGCCGGTGTGCTGGCCGCGACCAGGCAAGGTTACATCAATTACTTCGCTGGCAAGTTTTGCATCAATCGCGGCTTGCTCCAGCTCTTCCTTGCGCACATTAATCGCGTCTTGCACTGTATCTTTTGCTTTATTAATTTCTGCACCAGCCGCCGGCTTTTCTTCGGGTGGCAACTTACCCAAAGTTTTCATCAGTGCAGTAATACTGCCGTTTTTGCCGAGATAATCCACGCGGACTGAATCCAGCACCGCCAGATCTTGAGCTTCGTTAACCAATTTAAGCGCTTCTTGTGTGAGCGCAGCGAGATTTTCCATCTGCTTATCCAATTAAATTCGATATGAATTAAAAATACATTCAGGTGCATGCGGCGCTATCGATAAAAAGCCACCATAAATCGATAGAAAAATCGCCATAAAAAAAGGGAGGAACCAAAGCCCCTCCCCTTCATCGCGTTCACAAAAACCCTCACGGGTTTTCGGTTGTTGGACGATTAAGCAGCCAGAGCTGATTTAGCCTTCGCAACAACTGCAGCAAAAGCTGCTTTGTCATATACCGCCAAATCAGCCAGTACACGACGATCAAGAACGATGCTCGCCTTTTTCAAGCCAGCAATCAATTGGCTGTAGGTCAAACCTTCAGCGCGAGATTGAGCATTGATACGAGTGATCCACAGAGCGCGGAAATTACGCTTTTTAACGCGACGATCGCGGTAAGCATACTGACCGGCTTTGATAACCGCTTGTTTAGCAACACGGAATGTACGCGAACGTGCACCGTAGTAACCTTTAGCAGCTTTTAAAACTTTCTTGTGACGACGACGCGCCTCTACACCACGCTTAACACGGGCCATAATTCAATCCTCTACAAAATTCTCAAAAAGCGCTATTAGATAGCACGGAACAAACGTTTTACGCGTGGTACATCGGCTGCATCAACGATGCTGGTGCCGCGCAGTTGGCGCTTACGCTTGGTCGTCATTTTGGTCAGGATGTGGCTCTTGTTAGCGTGCTTGAACTTGAAGCCCGCGCCAGTCTTTTTGAAGCGCTTGGAAGCGCCGCTGTGTACTTTAGCTTTGGTTGCCATGTGATAAAACTCCACACATCTAGGTAAATAATATAAATAATCAAGGCAGCTAAAAGCCCGACTATTTTCTCTTTTTGGGAGCGAGCACCATGGTGAGCTGCTTACCTTCCATTTTGGCAGCCTGCTCTACGGCGCCCATCTCAGCCAGGTCTTTCTCGATGCGCTGCATCATTTCCATCCCCAACTCTTGATGGGCAAGCTCGCGGCCACGGAACTTTAACGTTACCTTGGCCTTGTCCCCATGCTCCAGGAAGCGTAGCAGGGCTTTTAACTTCACCTGATAATCCGCTTCCTCCGTCCCTGGGCGAAATTTCATTTCTTTGATCTGCTGCTGCTTTTGCTTTTTCTTGGCAGCTGCTTTGGTTTTCTTGATCTCAAACAAGTGCTTGCCGTAATCCATAATCTTACAGACTATTGGATCGCTATCAGCAACGATTTCCACCAAATCCAGTGTCGCCGCTTGAGCCTGCGCCAAAGCATCACTCAAGGCAACAATACCTACCTGTTCACCTTCGGCATTGATTAAACGAACCTGTTTGGCTTCGATCTGATCGTTGATCCGCGCTTTTTTAGAATTGCCTTTGGCCGCGGGAGCGTTATCTCGTTTGATAGTTGTATCTCCAAATAATTAATAGGAACGAATCTTTCTCACTTTTTTTCGCATCCAGGTCCCAAAACCCGATTTTACGCAGAAATATTTCTGCCTCGACGCGCTATATCGGCGGTCAAGTGCTCGATGAAAGCTTCCAGAGTCATTACACCCAAGTCTTGTCCGTCCCTTGTGCGAACCGCAAGTGATTGATTTTCAACCTCTTTATCGCCAACGACGAGCAGGTAGGGTACCCGCTGAATTGTGTGCTCGCGGATTTTAAAGCCGATCTTCTCATTTCTCAAGTCAGGAATCACGCGGATACCCTTATCTCGTAAGGTTTTTTCCACGAATTTGACGTATTCACCCTGGTTATCAGTGATATTCATCACCGCAACCTGGGCTGGCGCCAACCAAACAGGAAATGAACCCTCATAGTGTTCGATCAGGATTCCCAGGAAACGCTCGAAGGAACCGAGGATGGCGCGATGCAACATAACCGGACGCTTACGGGCATTATCTTCCGCCACATATTCAGCATCCAGACGCTCGGGCAACACGTAATCAAGCTGGATAGTACCGCACTGCCAAGAGCGACCAAGGGCATCTTTGATCTGGTACTCAATCTTTGGACCATAGAACGCACCTTCACCCGGTAACTCTTCCCACTCCAGACCCGCTGCGCGCAATGCGGTGCGCAAGCCCTCTTCCGCCTTATTCCAGGTTTCCAGGGTTCCCGCATATTTTTCCGGGCGCAGGGACAGCTTTACCGCAATATCGGTAAAGCCAAAGTCGTCATAGACAGACTTGAGCATTTGGTTAAAAGAAGATACTTCGCTGATAACCATGTCATCAGTACAGAAGATATGCGCATCATCTTGCACAAAACCGCGCACGCGCATAATGCCATGTAACGCACCTGAGGCCTCATTGCGATGGCAAGAACCGAATTCCGCCAAACGCAGTGGTAAATCTTTATGCGAGCGCAAACCGTGGTTGAAGATTTGAATGTGCCCCGGGCAGTTCATCGGCTTAACCGCGAAATCGCGCTTTTCCGACTCAGTGGTAAACATGTTGTCGCGGTAGTTTTCCCAGTGACCGGATTTCTCCCACAGGGTGCGATCCATAATCAGCGGCGTTTTTACTTCCTGATAACCCCACTCATTTTGCTTGGCACGCATGTACTGTTCAATTTGCTGCCACAGCGTCCAACCCTTGGGATGCCAGAACACCATGCCCGGCGCCTCATCTTGCAGGTGGAACAAATCAAATTTTTTCGCCAGTTTGCGGTGATCGCGTTTGGCAGCTTCCTCGAGCAGATTCAAATAGGCTTTTAATTGCTTGGCATCGGCAAACGCGGTGCCATAGATGCGCTGCAACATTTTGTTATTGGAGTCACCGCGCCAGTAGGCGCCAGACACACGCATCAATTTAAAATTCAAGCAAAAACGCATATTGGGCACGTGCGGACCACGGCACATATCGACGTATTCTTCATGGTGATACAGACCCGGGGTTGCGTCTTTGGGTACGTCGCGATCCAGGATTTCCAACTTATAAGTCTCGCCGCGCGCCGTGAACACATCATAAGCTTCCTGCCAGGTCGCTTTCTTTTTCACAACGTCATATTCGGTTTTCGCCAACTCCAGCATGCGCGCTTCCAGACGGGCGATATCCTCGTCAGTCAGCTTTTGCTCAAGGTCGATGTCGTAATAAAAGCCGTTGTCGATGGTTGGGCCAATGGCCATTTTTACATCGGGGAACAACTGCTTGATCGCATGACCGAGCAAGTGGGCGCAGGAGTGGCGGATAATTTCCAAACCGTCTTCGTCTTTCGGGGTGAAAATCACCAGATCCGCATCTTCAGTAATCAGGTCGTGCGCATCAACACGCTGGCCCGTGGTATCACCATTTAAAAAGATGCGACCACCAAGGGT is a window encoding:
- the ihfA gene encoding integration host factor subunit alpha — protein: MSDGALTKADLAEKLYEDLGLNKREAKELVELFFEEIRHALENNEQVKLSGFGNFELRDKSQRPGRNPKTGEEIPISARRVVTFRPGQKLKARVEAYVGTES
- the pheT gene encoding phenylalanine--tRNA ligase subunit beta, coding for MKISESWLREWVNPEISTDELVAQLTMAGLEVDAVESVAGDFSGVIVGEIVGCEQHPDADKLRVCQVAGLEGLSQVVCGAPNARVGIKIPFATIGAKLPEFDIKKAKLRGVESFGMLCGQTELKAGDDDSGVWELPADAPVGANLRDYLNLNDKLIEVDLTPNRSDCLSVKGIAREVGVLNRAPVTAPAIVTNSATIADSFPVHLEAGSACSRYVGRVIRNIDITRPSPAWLQDKLVRSGLRSIDAVVDVTNYVLLELGQPMHAFDLSTLNGSIHVRLARQGESLVLLDDQEVKLNADTMVIADEKAPLAIAGVMGGKASAVSASTREIFLESAFFNPLAIAGRARSYGLHTDSSHRFERGVDYNLQVEAIERATQLLLDIVGGDVGPLVHVSNDQLPQEREVTLRKARIVSGLSLEMADDEVVDILSRLGLKLVSQSVAGWTFAVPSYRFDISIEADLLEELARVYGYNRLPTRSLAAPLDIEPHPEAKMGLPALRKQLIARGYQEAITYSFIDPKLSALFDPKVEPVILRNPISADMAAMRTSLIPGLVSVLRHNLNRQQSRARLFESGLRFVPEVGGLKQEPMLAGLIYGARDPESWANVAETVDFFDLKGDLESLLALSGDEVAFNFAPDNNPALHPGQTAGIYRNGEWQGVIGALHPGLQQQLGIPQSVYVFEVRLSALLGARIPAFSPLSKFPEVRRDLALLVDRNLAADKLLTAVRSQAGEHLTDLKVFDVYMGKGIDPHRKSVAMGLTFQHPSRTLNEDEINASIDSIVQYLGVHFSATLR
- the pheS gene encoding phenylalanine--tRNA ligase subunit alpha encodes the protein MENLAALTQEALKLVNEAQDLAVLDSVRVDYLGKNGSITALMKTLGKLPPEEKPAAGAEINKAKDTVQDAINVRKEELEQAAIDAKLASEVIDVTLPGRGQHTGGLHPVTRTLQRIEEIFAAVGYSVEVGPEIEDDYHNFEALNIPSHHPARAMHDTFYVDDTHVLRTHTSPVQVRTMENKQPPIRVICPGRVYRCDSDVTHSPMFHQVEGLVVDKNISFADLKGTMDQFLKAFFEADVPVRFRPSYFPFTEPSAEMDIQCTQCRGRGCRMCKNTGWLEVGGCGMVHPEVFKSSGVDPETFTGFAFGMGVERLAMLRYGVNDLRLFFENDLRFLKQF
- the rplT gene encoding 50S ribosomal protein L20, which produces MARVKRGVEARRRHKKVLKAAKGYYGARSRTFRVAKQAVIKAGQYAYRDRRVKKRNFRALWITRINAQSRAEGLTYSQLIAGLKKASIVLDRRVLADLAVYDKAAFAAVVAKAKSALAA
- the rpmI gene encoding 50S ribosomal protein L35, which codes for MATKAKVHSGASKRFKKTGAGFKFKHANKSHILTKMTTKRKRQLRGTSIVDAADVPRVKRLFRAI
- the infC gene encoding translation initiation factor IF-3; its protein translation is MKRDNAPAAKGNSKKARINDQIEAKQVRLINAEGEQVGIVALSDALAQAQAATLDLVEIVADSDPIVCKIMDYGKHLFEIKKTKAAAKKKQKQQQIKEMKFRPGTEEADYQVKLKALLRFLEHGDKAKVTLKFRGRELAHQELGMEMMQRIEKDLAEMGAVEQAAKMEGKQLTMVLAPKKRK
- the thrS gene encoding threonine--tRNA ligase; the encoded protein is MPVITLPDGSKRPFENPVSVYEVAASIGAGLAKATLGGRIFLNGDTTGQRVDAHDLITEDADLVIFTPKDEDGLEIIRHSCAHLLGHAIKQLFPDVKMAIGPTIDNGFYYDIDLEQKLTDEDIARLEARMLELAKTEYDVVKKKATWQEAYDVFTARGETYKLEILDRDVPKDATPGLYHHEEYVDMCRGPHVPNMRFCLNFKLMRVSGAYWRGDSNNKMLQRIYGTAFADAKQLKAYLNLLEEAAKRDHRKLAKKFDLFHLQDEAPGMVFWHPKGWTLWQQIEQYMRAKQNEWGYQEVKTPLIMDRTLWEKSGHWENYRDNMFTTESEKRDFAVKPMNCPGHIQIFNHGLRSHKDLPLRLAEFGSCHRNEASGALHGIMRVRGFVQDDAHIFCTDDMVISEVSSFNQMLKSVYDDFGFTDIAVKLSLRPEKYAGTLETWNKAEEGLRTALRAAGLEWEELPGEGAFYGPKIEYQIKDALGRSWQCGTIQLDYVLPERLDAEYVAEDNARKRPVMLHRAILGSFERFLGILIEHYEGSFPVWLAPAQVAVMNITDNQGEYVKFVEKTLRDKGIRVIPDLRNEKIGFKIREHTIQRVPYLLVVGDKEVENQSLAVRTRDGQDLGVMTLEAFIEHLTADIARRGRNISA